The Pedobacter mucosus genome window below encodes:
- a CDS encoding L,D-transpeptidase family protein, whose product MKNIFKTEHLSKRYRTAFIVWMICLLAHISFNVLAQNPAITFTKEGEKRTAFISEQTKAQLLACQGTLNYPKSVERFYKSKGYTLAWVEEENHNRQLAPAMMILDCVSQFGLNRQDFHAGELIYQQAKVLAEEPDMLGGGQRAIFDVLMTDAMITFMNHLHYGKFNVAFTPSRIDEGGYGDFNAEARLLQLMERKDFYNEIASVQPSSKEYDELQKYMHLVRGQYLEDSYEFPEESVKKMTINMERLRWLSASQTPSLIINIPAFTAKMKVADSVYIFKIIVGKPSSPTPVFESKLAALTAAPDHRVTAKMFVAEILPGAIKNPGYLENNHYALYDSKGQFVQISAKKLLQIKSHPKLYYAKQSAACGNTMGKIVFRFAGPSDIYLHDMPLSKLARLPQRDLSAGCIQIEQAEKLAGLLLTQDGSSKIRSLLHSAITNDKTTDFKLNRYVPIKITYLTCEMIDSQLVIYKDIYAQDRALEMAMYGYERLLASDKKISSRR is encoded by the coding sequence ATGAAAAATATCTTCAAAACCGAGCACCTTTCAAAAAGATACAGAACCGCGTTTATCGTATGGATGATCTGCCTGCTTGCACATATATCCTTTAATGTACTGGCGCAGAATCCTGCAATAACTTTCACCAAAGAGGGAGAAAAACGGACTGCGTTTATATCTGAACAGACCAAGGCGCAGCTCTTGGCCTGCCAAGGCACGCTCAACTATCCCAAATCCGTAGAGCGTTTTTATAAATCCAAAGGTTATACATTGGCCTGGGTGGAAGAGGAGAATCATAACAGACAGCTGGCTCCGGCAATGATGATCCTGGACTGCGTTTCCCAGTTTGGCCTTAACCGTCAGGACTTTCATGCTGGTGAACTTATCTATCAGCAGGCGAAGGTATTGGCCGAGGAGCCCGATATGCTGGGTGGCGGTCAGCGTGCAATCTTTGATGTATTGATGACTGATGCTATGATTACTTTTATGAACCACTTGCATTATGGGAAATTTAATGTCGCATTTACGCCATCCCGGATCGATGAGGGAGGTTATGGGGACTTCAATGCTGAAGCCCGTTTGCTCCAGTTAATGGAAAGAAAGGATTTCTATAACGAAATTGCAAGCGTACAGCCCTCATCAAAGGAATATGATGAGCTGCAAAAATATATGCACCTGGTGCGTGGCCAGTATCTTGAGGACAGTTATGAGTTTCCCGAAGAAAGCGTTAAGAAAATGACGATAAATATGGAGCGATTAAGATGGCTTTCTGCCAGCCAGACACCAAGCCTGATCATCAACATTCCTGCTTTTACAGCAAAGATGAAGGTAGCAGACTCTGTATATATCTTTAAAATTATTGTGGGTAAACCTTCTTCGCCAACGCCGGTATTTGAAAGTAAGTTAGCTGCTCTCACCGCTGCGCCAGATCACAGGGTGACTGCGAAGATGTTTGTTGCTGAGATTTTGCCCGGAGCGATAAAAAATCCAGGCTATCTGGAAAACAACCATTATGCCCTTTATGATTCAAAGGGCCAATTTGTCCAGATCTCGGCGAAAAAACTCTTGCAGATAAAATCGCATCCAAAACTTTACTACGCAAAGCAGTCCGCGGCCTGCGGAAATACAATGGGCAAAATTGTATTTCGCTTTGCTGGGCCTTCCGATATTTATCTCCATGATATGCCCTTATCCAAATTGGCCCGCTTGCCACAAAGGGACCTAAGTGCGGGCTGTATCCAGATTGAACAGGCCGAAAAACTGGCCGGATTACTATTGACCCAAGATGGCTCATCGAAAATTAGATCTTTATTGCATAGCGCTATAACAAATGATAAAACAACTGATTTTAAATTGAATAGATACGTTCCGATCAAAATAACCTACCTGACCTGTGAAATGATCGACAGCCAGCTCGTGATATACAAAGATATCTATGCCCAGGATAGGGCGCTTGAAATGGCTATGTACGGTTACGAAAGACTACTTGCCTCAGATAAGAAAATCAGCTCAAGGCGGTAA
- a CDS encoding universal stress protein: MKTILIINDHTPEAEHAAGFALVLAQRMRANIILASSTEPKLDLQHYEWAGSSHDETIAEPVHTPLMKRLFWRKKLHPGFSPLIQEVQLDNDREGLFLLASRNDIYMVIKGMDEFLPQALLNVNLAINTLLDKLQVPLLLVPSSWSENEFTRLVYLTDLRFCGIETVRFLADLAGCWKANLVIAHTSASGLPEMEEQEAENIFNQEVSLNVGYKKLFLNMLDKNDELNTLEIMVSGMQADLLVLVNQHFHFNSLTKQYFKDKCALYKPVPLLIFPS; encoded by the coding sequence ATGAAAACAATACTTATCATCAACGATCATACTCCGGAAGCAGAACATGCGGCCGGGTTTGCGCTCGTACTTGCCCAGCGTATGCGAGCGAACATCATCCTTGCCAGCAGTACGGAGCCCAAACTTGATTTGCAACATTACGAATGGGCAGGGAGTTCCCACGATGAAACCATTGCAGAACCGGTCCATACCCCTTTGATGAAAAGGTTGTTCTGGAGGAAAAAACTTCATCCAGGGTTCAGCCCGCTGATTCAGGAGGTTCAGCTTGATAATGATAGGGAAGGCCTTTTTCTGCTGGCATCAAGAAATGATATTTATATGGTGATCAAAGGAATGGATGAGTTCCTGCCCCAGGCATTACTGAATGTAAACCTGGCCATTAATACCTTATTAGATAAGCTTCAGGTTCCCTTATTACTTGTTCCTTCCTCATGGTCCGAAAATGAATTTACCAGGCTGGTCTATCTGACCGATCTGCGTTTCTGTGGAATCGAAACGGTTAGATTTCTTGCGGATCTTGCAGGATGCTGGAAAGCCAACCTCGTTATCGCACACACTTCAGCAAGCGGGCTTCCGGAAATGGAGGAGCAAGAGGCGGAGAATATTTTCAACCAGGAGGTGAGCCTAAATGTAGGTTATAAAAAGCTTTTCCTGAATATGCTGGACAAAAACGATGAGCTGAATACCCTTGAAATTATGGTAAGTGGAATGCAGGCTGATCTGTTGGTTCTGGTAAACCAGCATTTTCATTTCAACAGCCTAACCAAACAATATTTCAAAGATAAATGTGCACTATATAAGCCTGTGCCTTTGTTAATTTTTCCATCCTGA
- a CDS encoding cation-translocating P-type ATPase gives MDIEYPIEAAYSLKVESLLNALLTNQQNGISGAEAGIRSKRFGLNIYKSQKQKSLWRMAFEQFNSPIVYLLFLASLASLYFKNPVEAIAIFIVILVNAMIGFFMELQARSSMRALREMDVSYSRIIRGGKKSEIPSEQLTPGDLVVLEAGDVVSGDGRIVHINGLQVDESSLTGESFPVFKTVETLNADTEPSAALNMVYKGTSVINGNAKVIITGIAENTALGKISELVGRSAPTKTPLDIKISKLTKKLIWITLIMTGIFAISGIIERKPWLQILETSIALAVAAFPEGLPIVATVALAYGMLLMARKNAIVKKLSSVETLGGVNVILTDKTGTLTENKIFVEVLSFPEEELNVSINKGILEYKGARVERSQENFELLVRIGSLCNDASFEGADKGKKSSGDPIEIALLILAGAAGFHAENNIGEFKRISEMPFSSETKIMGTLHKGKTNFFVSAKGSVEDLLSKCKKIQLGSAQGNLDGSGREKILSRAEALSSSGLRVLAFAYLISTERPGDNYLQELIYVGMVSFLDPPRTDIKDAISACHSAGIRIVMITGDHPMTALNIAKKVGITALEDNKVIAGSELPEMELLGDEWKERILSTTVFARTTPKQKLEIVDVYQKAGYIVAMTGDGVNDAPALKKADVGIAMGLRGTQVAKETASIVLKDDSFTSISQAVAHGREIFQNIQRFVIYLVSCNLSEIFIVTLLGFFAQGSMLFPLQILFLNMVTDVFPALALGLGKGDSTIMQRPPRDPRMDIVSSRNWMVILIYALMMTCSVLLSIFLCRIYVGSDVRVINNVAFLTLASSQLFHVFNMSSLHSGMLGNEVTKNKFVWIALLLCFFLIAVVYLFQQSRDALNLDIIPFQAWVLAGLSSMLPLVLVQLYKLVFKKRSIPGCSKKTLVRPA, from the coding sequence ATGGACATTGAGTATCCTATTGAAGCAGCTTATTCACTAAAGGTTGAGAGTCTGCTAAATGCCCTTTTAACAAATCAGCAGAATGGCATCAGCGGAGCGGAGGCCGGTATACGATCAAAGCGGTTCGGACTTAATATTTACAAAAGCCAAAAGCAGAAAAGCCTATGGCGTATGGCTTTTGAGCAGTTCAATAGTCCGATAGTCTATCTTCTTTTTCTCGCAAGCCTTGCCTCTCTGTATTTCAAAAATCCGGTAGAAGCGATCGCTATATTTATAGTTATTCTAGTTAACGCTATGATCGGTTTTTTTATGGAACTGCAGGCCAGAAGTTCTATGCGTGCCTTAAGGGAAATGGATGTTAGCTATTCCAGAATAATAAGGGGCGGTAAAAAAAGCGAAATCCCATCTGAGCAGCTTACCCCGGGAGATCTGGTAGTGCTGGAAGCGGGCGATGTGGTTTCGGGCGACGGACGGATCGTGCATATCAATGGTCTTCAGGTTGATGAGTCTTCTCTTACAGGGGAGTCTTTTCCTGTCTTTAAAACAGTCGAAACATTGAACGCTGATACAGAACCTTCAGCCGCCCTAAACATGGTTTACAAGGGAACATCAGTAATAAATGGAAATGCTAAAGTAATCATTACAGGGATTGCTGAAAATACAGCGCTCGGAAAGATCAGTGAGCTAGTTGGACGCTCCGCACCAACAAAAACGCCTCTTGACATTAAGATCAGCAAACTGACCAAAAAACTGATCTGGATTACCCTGATAATGACCGGCATTTTTGCTATTTCAGGAATAATCGAGCGAAAACCCTGGCTACAGATACTGGAAACCTCTATAGCGCTGGCGGTTGCAGCGTTTCCTGAGGGGCTTCCAATTGTTGCTACCGTAGCGCTTGCGTATGGGATGCTGTTAATGGCCAGAAAGAATGCAATAGTGAAAAAATTATCATCGGTAGAAACCCTTGGAGGGGTAAACGTTATCTTGACTGATAAGACAGGCACACTGACCGAAAATAAGATTTTTGTTGAGGTACTCTCTTTCCCTGAGGAAGAACTGAATGTTTCGATAAATAAGGGAATACTTGAATATAAGGGAGCCAGGGTTGAAAGAAGCCAGGAGAATTTTGAACTGCTTGTCCGGATCGGTAGTCTTTGCAATGATGCATCATTTGAGGGGGCAGACAAAGGAAAAAAATCTTCCGGTGATCCTATCGAAATTGCACTGTTGATTCTTGCCGGTGCTGCAGGATTTCATGCAGAAAACAATATCGGTGAATTTAAGCGGATATCTGAAATGCCTTTCAGCTCTGAGACCAAGATCATGGGCACCCTGCACAAGGGAAAAACTAATTTTTTTGTCTCTGCAAAGGGATCTGTAGAAGATTTGCTGTCAAAGTGCAAAAAGATCCAACTCGGCAGTGCTCAAGGGAATTTGGATGGCAGTGGAAGAGAAAAAATCCTTTCGCGGGCAGAAGCCCTTTCCTCATCCGGTCTTCGGGTGCTTGCTTTTGCTTACCTGATATCGACTGAAAGACCCGGGGATAATTATCTCCAGGAACTCATTTACGTTGGGATGGTCAGCTTTTTGGATCCGCCCAGAACCGACATAAAAGATGCGATCAGCGCCTGCCATTCAGCAGGTATCAGGATTGTCATGATCACAGGAGACCATCCGATGACTGCATTGAACATTGCCAAAAAGGTAGGCATAACCGCGCTGGAAGATAATAAGGTAATCGCGGGGAGCGAACTGCCTGAAATGGAACTTCTTGGAGATGAATGGAAAGAGCGGATTCTTTCCACCACTGTATTTGCAAGGACAACACCTAAGCAGAAACTGGAAATTGTTGATGTCTATCAAAAGGCAGGCTATATAGTGGCGATGACCGGAGATGGTGTAAATGATGCACCCGCCCTTAAAAAAGCAGATGTAGGCATCGCAATGGGACTTAGGGGAACACAGGTGGCTAAGGAAACCGCGAGTATTGTACTTAAAGATGATTCTTTTACTTCTATTTCTCAGGCCGTAGCCCATGGAAGGGAAATCTTTCAGAATATTCAGCGCTTTGTAATCTATCTGGTATCCTGCAACCTCAGCGAAATTTTTATTGTTACCCTACTTGGTTTTTTTGCTCAGGGATCTATGCTATTTCCATTACAGATTTTATTTCTCAACATGGTTACTGACGTATTTCCTGCCCTTGCACTTGGGTTAGGCAAAGGGGATTCTACTATTATGCAAAGGCCACCTAGAGACCCCAGAATGGATATTGTCTCTAGCCGAAACTGGATGGTCATATTGATCTATGCCCTGATGATGACCTGTTCTGTATTGCTGTCTATTTTCCTTTGCAGGATTTATGTGGGTAGCGATGTAAGGGTAATTAATAATGTAGCTTTTCTAACCCTGGCATCCTCACAGCTTTTTCATGTTTTTAATATGTCATCTCTGCATTCGGGAATGCTGGGCAATGAGGTAACCAAAAACAAATTTGTATGGATTGCCCTTCTGCTCTGCTTTTTTCTAATCGCAGTCGTCTACCTGTTTCAACAAAGCCGTGATGCACTAAATCTTGATATAATCCCATTTCAGGCATGGGTTCTCGCAGGCCTTTCCAGCATGCTTCCTTTAGTATTGGTGCAGCTTTATAAGCTGGTATTTAAAAAAAGATCTATACCTGGTTGTTCCAAAAAAACTTTAGTACGACCGGCTTAA
- a CDS encoding SHOCT domain-containing protein, with protein sequence MFFTNLFFGMDFLWWILWSALLVWIFLVPYDIPGQRNRKRSAILILQERFAKGAIDLKEYERNKKILERDKIGPS encoded by the coding sequence ATGTTCTTTACAAATCTTTTTTTTGGAATGGATTTTCTCTGGTGGATCTTATGGTCTGCATTACTGGTATGGATATTTCTTGTTCCATACGATATTCCCGGACAGCGCAACAGAAAACGCTCTGCAATACTCATCCTTCAGGAACGTTTTGCCAAAGGCGCAATTGATCTCAAGGAATATGAGCGGAACAAAAAAATATTGGAGCGTGATAAAATCGGGCCATCATGA
- a CDS encoding universal stress protein, which translates to MEKYYGFAALNIEKMKNLLVLTDFSSLAKHAAEYAYSLAKKINADIILCNAVIVPAEMPQAGLVVWPMEESSVLEEESTGELEKLKEHLKKADPTHDKKPQIGIMNQSGYLQDVVGGLIADELIDFVVMGTHGDGVGGFLLGNHTRNMIESLSVPLLLVPSKVSIAPFKNIYFASDLSDPHGDSVFLKQLISLASAFKAEISIAHISTPKTVARDISEKTKAMVFDFSSDLGYPGIHFIRINADKAIEGLDKLMSHAPMDLLVMVHREKSFLAGLLNGSLTEKLANDLNFPMLIFKAMPVAEHIA; encoded by the coding sequence GTGGAAAAATACTATGGATTTGCCGCACTTAACATAGAAAAAATGAAAAATTTATTGGTACTTACCGATTTCTCCTCGCTCGCTAAACATGCTGCAGAATATGCCTATTCGCTTGCCAAAAAAATTAACGCAGATATTATTCTCTGCAACGCCGTAATTGTGCCTGCCGAGATGCCACAGGCAGGACTTGTTGTCTGGCCAATGGAAGAGTCCAGTGTTCTGGAAGAAGAAAGTACAGGCGAGCTTGAAAAACTAAAGGAGCACCTTAAAAAAGCAGATCCCACACATGATAAAAAACCGCAGATCGGTATTATGAATCAGTCCGGCTATCTTCAGGATGTAGTAGGTGGACTGATTGCCGATGAGTTAATAGACTTTGTGGTCATGGGGACACATGGAGATGGGGTTGGCGGCTTTTTGCTTGGAAACCATACACGCAATATGATTGAATCCCTGAGTGTACCCCTTTTACTTGTTCCATCCAAAGTAAGCATTGCTCCCTTCAAAAATATTTATTTTGCTTCTGATCTCAGCGATCCTCATGGGGACAGTGTTTTTTTAAAACAGCTTATCTCGTTGGCAAGCGCATTTAAGGCGGAAATTTCTATCGCCCACATCTCGACCCCTAAAACCGTAGCAAGGGATATCTCAGAAAAAACAAAAGCAATGGTTTTTGATTTTAGTAGCGATCTTGGTTATCCCGGCATCCATTTCATCAGGATCAATGCGGATAAGGCAATAGAGGGTCTTGACAAGTTGATGTCTCATGCACCTATGGATCTTCTGGTGATGGTTCATCGCGAGAAAAGCTTTCTAGCTGGCCTTTTGAATGGAAGCCTAACTGAAAAATTAGCAAATGATCTTAATTTTCCTATGCTCATCTTCAAGGCTATGCCAGTCGCTGAACACATAGCATAA
- a CDS encoding BON domain-containing protein — protein sequence MRHNEKLQLDVLEAIKWEPLLHAAEIGVIAQEGIITLTGTVDSYAKKREAEHAAKTVAGVRAVVEKIEVDFGAHGKKTDLELAAEILKSIKLNPEIPQDKIFIKVENSWVTIEGEVKWYTQKEAVQKSVEVLSGIKNLTNSIQVKSETADDVEKVAIENALVRNWAIDDHHILVNVFGNRVTLSGKVKSIYQKDEAERIAWNAPGVWNVHNELLIDHATI from the coding sequence ATGAGACACAACGAAAAATTACAGCTTGATGTGCTTGAGGCAATTAAGTGGGAACCCTTATTGCATGCTGCGGAGATTGGCGTAATTGCTCAGGAGGGAATTATTACCCTTACCGGTACAGTAGATAGCTATGCTAAAAAAAGAGAGGCAGAACATGCCGCCAAAACCGTTGCCGGAGTTCGTGCTGTGGTAGAGAAAATAGAGGTGGATTTTGGCGCCCACGGGAAGAAGACCGACCTGGAACTCGCTGCTGAAATCCTCAAGTCCATAAAACTTAATCCCGAAATTCCGCAGGATAAAATTTTTATCAAGGTTGAGAACAGCTGGGTCACAATAGAGGGAGAAGTAAAGTGGTATACACAGAAAGAGGCAGTTCAAAAATCAGTAGAGGTACTCTCCGGGATTAAGAACCTGACCAATAGCATACAGGTAAAATCAGAAACTGCGGATGATGTCGAAAAGGTAGCAATTGAAAATGCACTTGTGCGGAACTGGGCAATTGATGATCATCATATTCTGGTGAATGTCTTCGGAAACCGGGTCACCCTGAGCGGTAAGGTAAAATCAATCTATCAGAAAGACGAGGCCGAGCGTATTGCCTGGAATGCACCAGGGGTCTGGAATGTTCACAACGAACTGCTTATCGATCATGCAACGATCTGA